One window of Triticum dicoccoides isolate Atlit2015 ecotype Zavitan chromosome 5A, WEW_v2.0, whole genome shotgun sequence genomic DNA carries:
- the LOC119301741 gene encoding uncharacterized protein LOC119301741, with translation MSIWNLLPLVGALVFYPYECVILLVVFCVVRSGEKVFDFHWIFEMGRLWKVSHKDVPVVSSFSSAYSLDEPFVPNDFAEDDSYPMSPELSEDDGNFDRALFEFYMNHELRRSFCDLL, from the exons ATGTCGATTTGGAATCTGCTTCCGCTGGTAGGTGCTCTTGTTTTTTATCCATACGAGTGTGTGATTCTGCTGGTGGTTTTTTGTGTGGTTAGAAGTGGTGAAAAGGTGTTTGATTTCCACTG GATTTTTGAAATGGGTAGGCTATGGAAGGTCTCTCACAAGGACGTTCCTGTAGTTTCATCTTTTAGCAGTGCATATTCTTTGGATGAACCCTTTGTGCCTAATGACTTCGCGGAAGATGATTCATATCCTATGTCACCG GAACTATCAGAAGATGACGGCAACTTTGACAGAGCTCTATTCGAGTTCTATATGAATCAT GAGCTCCGAAGAAGCTTTTGTGACCTTCTATGA